From Leptotrichia wadei, one genomic window encodes:
- a CDS encoding sensor histidine kinase, with product MKLIKKAQNVRFRNKIAIKLLSYFGVSLFLFSIVIGSIFGYIYIQNTVAMHKKDLEERACKISETLSKVWFENEKSPDRDLSADGKRRTGNPEEDKNKFPHRENAEIVGNIKGKIFENNIIEDIRKDEDERKPEERHKILENKLRKREDNRNIEDEKDNIPPEERRFHRHRIVDEKDNNVKIFRSMRMIENLAMGEVWIVDAKTGNIVQGRSERTQSLSYLKLPPNAENTIKRTLAGETTTTENFNEYLNENSITVAVPIKNGKIIEGAVLLHSPVKYMSSALKSGIYTLIFSILAALAIASISAIWLSISFTRPLNKIRNATLKLAQGDYEVTTDVDQGDEIGELAESIDKLAVQLDKSSKESERFEKMRQNFIANISHELRTPITVIRGSIEAICDGIISDPEQLKEYNRQILSDSIHLQRLVNDLIDLTKLQNTDFSIDKSIIDLSEIVNDAVRSMKQISTKKNIKINFFGNKVNQKMENYLFTGDYQRIRQMIIIILDNAIKFSSENQKIDIYLRKVNKKYELKICDYGKGIDPENIGEIFNRYHKSNTEENKNGMGLGLAIAKEIAIRHNIEILVESEPDVQTIFTFLIPFDK from the coding sequence GTGAAATTAATTAAAAAAGCACAAAATGTTAGATTTAGGAATAAAATAGCTATAAAGTTGCTGTCGTATTTTGGAGTATCACTTTTTTTATTTTCAATTGTAATTGGAAGTATTTTTGGGTATATCTATATTCAGAATACAGTTGCAATGCATAAAAAAGATTTAGAGGAAAGGGCTTGTAAGATTTCAGAAACTTTGTCTAAAGTATGGTTTGAGAATGAAAAAAGTCCAGATAGGGATTTGAGTGCGGATGGAAAAAGAAGAACTGGAAATCCTGAAGAAGATAAAAATAAATTTCCGCATAGAGAAAATGCTGAGATTGTAGGAAATATAAAGGGGAAAATTTTTGAAAATAATATTATTGAAGATATACGAAAAGATGAAGATGAAAGAAAGCCTGAAGAAAGACATAAAATTTTAGAAAATAAATTGAGGAAAAGGGAAGATAATAGAAATATAGAAGATGAAAAAGATAATATTCCACCTGAAGAAAGACGTTTTCATAGGCATAGAATTGTAGATGAAAAAGATAACAATGTTAAAATTTTTAGAAGTATGAGAATGATTGAAAATCTTGCAATGGGAGAAGTTTGGATAGTTGATGCGAAAACAGGAAATATTGTCCAAGGAAGAAGTGAGAGAACCCAGTCGCTATCTTATTTAAAGTTGCCGCCAAATGCTGAAAATACTATAAAAAGGACACTCGCTGGAGAGACAACTACAACAGAAAATTTTAATGAATATTTAAATGAAAATTCAATTACTGTGGCAGTTCCAATAAAAAATGGTAAAATTATCGAAGGAGCAGTTTTGCTTCATTCTCCAGTAAAATATATGTCATCTGCCTTAAAAAGCGGAATTTATACGCTTATTTTCAGTATTTTAGCAGCTCTTGCAATAGCAAGCATCAGTGCAATATGGCTTTCTATAAGTTTTACAAGGCCACTTAACAAGATTAGAAATGCTACGCTTAAATTGGCACAGGGAGATTATGAGGTGACAACAGATGTGGATCAAGGGGATGAAATTGGAGAACTTGCAGAAAGTATTGATAAATTGGCAGTTCAGCTTGATAAAAGCTCTAAGGAAAGTGAGCGGTTTGAAAAAATGCGGCAAAATTTTATTGCGAATATTTCTCATGAGCTGCGGACACCGATTACTGTGATTCGAGGTTCGATAGAAGCCATTTGTGACGGGATTATTAGTGATCCTGAGCAGTTAAAAGAATATAATAGGCAGATTTTATCAGACAGTATTCATTTACAAAGGCTAGTCAATGATCTGATCGATTTGACAAAACTTCAGAACACGGATTTTTCCATTGATAAAAGTATAATTGACTTATCTGAAATTGTGAATGATGCGGTTAGAAGCATGAAGCAGATTTCAACCAAAAAGAATATAAAAATTAATTTTTTTGGAAATAAAGTCAATCAAAAAATGGAAAATTATCTTTTTACTGGAGATTATCAGAGAATTAGGCAAATGATAATAATTATCTTGGATAATGCAATAAAATTTTCAAGCGAAAATCAGAAAATTGACATTTATTTAAGAAAAGTAAATAAAAAATACGAACTTAAAATTTGTGATTACGGAAAAGGAATAGATCCCGAAAATATCGGAGAAATTTTTAATCGTTACCACAAGTCAAATACAGAAGAAAATAAGAATGGAATGGGGCTAGGCCTTGCAATTGCAAAGGAAATTGCGATACGGCATAATATTGAAATTTTGGTGGAAAGTGAACCAGATGTGCAAACGATTTTTACTTTTTTAATTCCTTTTGATAAATAA
- a CDS encoding subtype B tannase, with protein sequence MKKKLIVMSLLISVAVMASETCTMKSLDFSKTQKSVEKNEDKKPQMGAPMNKKVITEDMITNKTENGYNLNFDANKNYTTKTATVNGKTVTYRAYENIVYVAKPVDIAYQTINIYIPEEYFKSKSVGKYNAKSAPIFFPNTVGGYMPGAAGVPGNGRDGKPDASLVALSNGYVVASPGARGRTLEKDGKYTGKAPAVIVDLKAAVRYLRYNDNKMPGRADRIISNGTSAGGAVSALLGATGNSKDYEPYLKEIGALKARDDIYAVSAYCPITNLENANTAYEWMFNDVKTYKKIEISMLDYNVERKYTEGTLTDDEILRSNDLKKMFPDYVNSLKLKDKNGKLLMLDKDGNGSFKNQIKQYYIDSANVALKKGTDLSEFDFLTIKNGKVVDLDYNKYIAYMGRQKTPGAFDNVDLSTGENNEFGDETTDNKHFTEYMLEHSTVNGTMADKKIIKMMNPMNYIGSSKVKYWRIRHGAVDKDTSLAIPAILAIKLENLGKKVDFASPWATPHSGDYDLTELFGWIDKVVAEGK encoded by the coding sequence ATGAAGAAAAAATTGATTGTAATGAGTTTATTAATTTCAGTAGCAGTTATGGCTAGTGAGACATGTACTATGAAAAGTTTAGATTTTAGCAAAACTCAAAAAAGTGTAGAAAAGAATGAAGATAAAAAACCACAAATGGGAGCACCTATGAATAAAAAAGTAATAACCGAAGATATGATAACAAATAAAACAGAAAATGGTTACAACTTAAATTTTGATGCAAATAAAAATTATACAACAAAAACAGCGACTGTTAATGGAAAAACTGTTACTTATCGTGCTTATGAAAATATAGTTTATGTTGCAAAACCAGTTGACATTGCTTATCAAACTATAAATATCTATATTCCAGAAGAATATTTTAAAAGTAAATCAGTTGGGAAATACAATGCAAAAAGCGCACCAATATTTTTCCCAAATACAGTTGGAGGATACATGCCTGGAGCGGCTGGAGTGCCTGGAAATGGAAGAGATGGGAAACCTGATGCTTCATTAGTTGCCTTGTCAAATGGATATGTTGTGGCAAGTCCTGGAGCTAGAGGTAGAACTTTGGAAAAAGATGGGAAATATACAGGAAAGGCACCTGCTGTAATTGTAGATTTGAAGGCAGCTGTCAGATATTTGCGTTATAATGATAATAAAATGCCTGGTAGAGCTGACAGAATTATTTCTAATGGGACAAGTGCTGGAGGAGCGGTTTCAGCTCTGTTAGGTGCAACTGGTAATAGCAAGGATTACGAGCCTTATTTGAAGGAAATTGGAGCATTGAAAGCTAGAGATGATATTTATGCAGTTTCAGCTTATTGTCCAATAACTAATTTAGAAAATGCAAATACAGCGTATGAATGGATGTTTAATGATGTGAAAACATATAAAAAGATAGAAATTTCAATGCTAGATTACAATGTGGAAAGAAAATACACTGAGGGTACATTGACTGATGATGAAATTTTACGTTCAAATGATTTGAAAAAAATGTTTCCTGATTATGTGAATAGTTTAAAATTGAAGGACAAAAATGGTAAACTTTTAATGTTGGATAAAGATGGAAATGGAAGCTTTAAAAATCAAATTAAGCAGTATTACATTGATTCTGCAAATGTAGCTTTGAAAAAAGGAACTGATTTATCAGAATTTGACTTTTTAACAATAAAAAATGGAAAAGTTGTAGATTTGGATTACAATAAATATATTGCTTACATGGGTAGACAAAAAACGCCTGGAGCCTTTGATAATGTGGATTTATCGACTGGAGAAAATAATGAATTTGGAGATGAAACTACAGATAATAAGCATTTTACAGAATATATGCTAGAACATTCGACAGTAAATGGAACAATGGCTGATAAGAAAATTATAAAAATGATGAATCCGATGAATTATATTGGAAGTTCAAAAGTGAAATATTGGAGAATAAGACACGGTGCAGTTGACAAAGATACTTCACTTGCAATACCTGCGATACTTGCCATAAAATTGGAAAATCTTGGGAAAAAAGTTGATTTTGCATCACCTTGGGCGACACCACATTCAGGAGATTATGATTTGACAGAATTGTTTGGATGGATAGATAAAGTTGTGGCAGAAGGAAAGTAA
- the rplQ gene encoding 50S ribosomal protein L17, whose protein sequence is MNHNKSYRKLGRRTDHRLAMLKNMTISLVKHEQIETTVTRAKELRKFAEKAITLGKKYNNSTDTARRIHLRRQAFAFLRNEEAVVKIFNEIAPKYAERNGGYTRIIKTAVRRGDSAELAIIELV, encoded by the coding sequence ATGAATCATAATAAATCATACAGAAAATTAGGTAGAAGAACAGACCATAGATTAGCTATGCTTAAAAATATGACAATTTCTTTAGTGAAACATGAGCAAATCGAAACAACTGTAACTCGTGCTAAAGAATTAAGAAAATTTGCTGAAAAAGCAATTACTTTAGGGAAAAAATACAATAATTCAACTGATACTGCAAGAAGAATACATTTAAGAAGACAGGCTTTTGCATTTTTAAGAAATGAAGAAGCAGTTGTTAAAATCTTTAATGAAATTGCACCTAAATATGCTGAAAGAAATGGTGGATATACAAGAATCATTAAAACTGCTGTAAGACGTGGAGATTCAGCTGAATTGGCAATTATTGAATTAGTATAA
- a CDS encoding DNA-directed RNA polymerase subunit alpha yields the protein MLNIEKIAKNVRLTEEKEDNYTAKYTLEPLYRGYGNTIGNALRRILLSSIPGTAIKGIKIEGVLNEFSTIEGVKEAVTDIILNIKEIVVEADEPGEKKMTLSVKGPAVITAADIHVEPGLKVINPEQVIMTVTTDRQIDIEFLVDSGEGFVISDEINTDGWPIGYLAVDAIYTPIKRVNYSVEDTMVGRVTNYDKLILEIATDGSIEIKDALSYAVELLTWHLEPFTNIGNSMSKYRDSEEELTETEEENENNIEDMKIEELDFTVRSYNCLKKAGVNTISDLTSMTYNELLKIKNLGKKSLNEIIDKMKELGYDLGDNVGSEE from the coding sequence TTGTTAAATATTGAAAAAATAGCTAAAAATGTAAGATTGACTGAAGAAAAAGAAGATAATTATACAGCAAAATATACATTGGAGCCTTTATATAGAGGATATGGAAATACTATTGGAAATGCGCTTAGAAGAATATTATTATCATCAATTCCAGGAACTGCAATAAAGGGAATCAAAATTGAAGGTGTATTAAATGAATTTTCTACAATTGAAGGTGTAAAAGAAGCAGTTACAGATATTATTTTGAATATTAAAGAAATAGTAGTTGAAGCTGATGAACCTGGTGAAAAGAAAATGACACTTTCAGTAAAAGGACCAGCTGTGATTACAGCAGCTGATATTCACGTAGAACCAGGACTAAAAGTTATAAATCCAGAACAAGTCATTATGACAGTTACAACTGACAGACAGATTGATATTGAATTTCTTGTGGATTCAGGGGAAGGATTTGTAATTTCTGATGAAATTAATACTGATGGATGGCCAATAGGATATTTAGCAGTTGATGCGATTTATACGCCTATCAAAAGAGTAAATTATAGTGTTGAAGATACTATGGTTGGACGTGTTACAAATTATGACAAGTTAATTTTGGAAATTGCAACAGATGGAAGTATCGAAATTAAAGATGCCTTGTCTTATGCGGTAGAGTTACTAACTTGGCATTTGGAACCATTTACAAATATTGGAAACAGTATGAGTAAATATAGAGATAGTGAAGAAGAATTGACAGAAACTGAAGAAGAAAATGAAAATAACATTGAAGATATGAAAATTGAAGAACTTGACTTTACAGTACGTTCATATAACTGCTTGAAGAAGGCAGGAGTAAATACAATTTCAGACTTAACTTCAATGACTTATAATGAATTATTGAAAATCAAGAATTTAGGGAAAAAATCACTAAATGAAATTATCGATAAAATGAAAGAACTTGGTTACGATTTAGGCGATAACGTAGGCAGTGAAGAGTAA
- the rpsD gene encoding 30S ribosomal protein S4 gives MARDRQPVLKRCRNLGLDPIVLGVNKKSNRNIRPNANRKLTEYGTQQREKQKVKFVYGVMEKQFYKLYEEATRKEGVTGELLLQYLERRLDNVIYRLGFGATRRQARQIVSHGHILINGKRVNIASYRVKQGDVITVKEDSKELALIKESVGQKAIPGWLSLEENTLKAQVLENPGRDAVDFEVDEAMIIEFYSR, from the coding sequence ATGGCAAGAGATAGACAGCCTGTGTTAAAAAGATGTAGAAATCTTGGTTTAGATCCTATTGTTTTAGGGGTAAACAAAAAATCAAACAGAAATATTAGACCAAACGCAAATAGAAAATTAACTGAATATGGAACACAACAAAGAGAAAAACAAAAAGTAAAATTTGTTTATGGAGTAATGGAAAAACAATTCTATAAACTATATGAAGAAGCAACAAGAAAAGAAGGAGTAACAGGGGAACTTTTACTTCAATATCTTGAAAGAAGATTAGATAACGTAATTTACAGATTAGGATTTGGAGCTACTAGAAGACAAGCAAGACAAATCGTAAGTCACGGACATATTTTAATAAATGGAAAAAGAGTAAATATTGCATCATATAGAGTAAAACAAGGTGATGTAATTACAGTTAAGGAAGATTCTAAAGAATTAGCTTTAATTAAAGAATCTGTTGGGCAAAAAGCAATTCCAGGATGGTTGTCACTTGAAGAAAATACTTTAAAAGCTCAAGTGCTTGAAAATCCAGGAAGAGACGCAGTTGACTTTGAGGTTGACGAAGCGATGATTATCGAGTTCTACTCTAGATAA
- the rpsK gene encoding 30S ribosomal protein S11: MAKRPATSKKKKLKNIPNGIAYIHSTFNNTVVTITDAEGKVVIWKSGGTSGFKGTKKGTPFAAQIAAEQAAQVAIENGMKQIEIKIKGPGSGREASIRSIQATGLEVTRIVDITPVPHNGARPPKKRRP; encoded by the coding sequence GTGGCAAAAAGACCAGCAACTTCAAAAAAGAAAAAATTAAAAAATATTCCTAATGGAATCGCATATATACATTCTACTTTTAATAATACTGTTGTAACTATTACAGATGCAGAAGGAAAAGTAGTAATCTGGAAATCAGGAGGAACTTCAGGGTTTAAAGGAACTAAAAAAGGAACTCCATTCGCAGCTCAAATAGCAGCTGAACAAGCAGCTCAAGTTGCAATTGAAAATGGAATGAAACAAATCGAAATCAAAATAAAAGGACCTGGATCTGGAAGAGAAGCTTCTATAAGATCAATACAGGCTACTGGATTAGAAGTAACAAGAATAGTTGACATAACTCCAGTACCTCATAATGGTGCAAGACCACCTAAAAAGAGAAGACCGTAA
- the rpsM gene encoding 30S ribosomal protein S13: MARIAGVDIPRNKRVEVSLTYIFGIGRSTSNKILGATGIDRDTKVKDLTEEQVAKLRAAVEEYKIEGELRKEIRLNIKRLLDIKSYRGLRHRNGLPVRGQKTKTNARTRKGPVRMAIAKKK, from the coding sequence TTGGCTAGAATAGCAGGAGTAGATATTCCAAGAAATAAAAGAGTAGAAGTTTCTTTAACTTACATTTTTGGAATCGGTAGAAGTACTTCAAACAAAATTTTAGGAGCAACTGGTATCGACAGAGATACTAAAGTAAAAGATTTAACGGAAGAACAAGTAGCAAAATTAAGAGCTGCTGTAGAAGAGTACAAAATTGAAGGAGAGTTAAGAAAAGAAATTAGACTTAACATCAAACGTCTGCTTGACATCAAGAGTTACAGAGGATTAAGACATAGAAATGGATTACCTGTAAGAGGACAAAAAACTAAAACAAATGCAAGAACTAGAAAAGGGCCAGTTAGAATGGCAATTGCTAAGAAAAAATAA
- the rpmJ gene encoding 50S ribosomal protein L36, whose protein sequence is MKVKASVKPICDKCKIVKRHGKVRVICENPKHKQIQG, encoded by the coding sequence GTGAAAGTAAAAGCTTCAGTAAAACCTATTTGTGACAAATGTAAAATCGTTAAACGTCACGGAAAAGTAAGAGTAATATGCGAAAACCCTAAACACAAGCAAATACAAGGATAA
- the infA gene encoding translation initiation factor IF-1 has protein sequence MAKQDVLELEGEIIEALPNAMFQVRLENGHEVLGHISGKMRMNYIKILPGDKVTVEVSPYDLSRGRIVYRKK, from the coding sequence ATGGCAAAACAGGATGTTCTTGAGCTGGAAGGTGAAATAATCGAGGCGTTGCCTAATGCGATGTTTCAAGTAAGGCTTGAAAATGGACACGAAGTTTTAGGACATATCTCAGGGAAAATGAGAATGAACTATATAAAAATTTTACCAGGAGATAAAGTTACAGTGGAAGTTTCTCCATACGACTTGTCAAGAGGTAGAATTGTATATAGAAAAAAATAA
- a CDS encoding class I SAM-dependent methyltransferase, which produces MSHYFSEKQEVKSDRKIIRYEIENRNFEFVTDNGVFSKTKVDFGTDVMLKVFLRENSNKKNQKFDVLDIGCGYGVVSVVVKSFFKNSRTVSSDVNERALELTRENLFKNGVVKSNDFGNSDFKVIKSFAFDNISEKFDVILSNPPIRAGKQTIFQIYEKSFEHLNENGEFYCVIQTKHGAKSTQKKLEEVFGNCETLEIDAGYRIFRSVKK; this is translated from the coding sequence ATGAGTCATTATTTTTCAGAAAAGCAGGAAGTTAAATCAGACAGAAAAATAATAAGATATGAGATAGAAAATAGAAATTTTGAATTTGTGACAGATAATGGGGTATTTTCAAAGACAAAGGTGGATTTTGGGACAGATGTTATGTTGAAGGTGTTTTTACGGGAAAATTCAAATAAAAAAAATCAAAAATTTGATGTGCTGGATATTGGATGTGGATATGGAGTTGTATCTGTTGTTGTAAAATCTTTTTTTAAAAATTCGAGAACTGTTTCATCAGATGTGAACGAGCGGGCTTTGGAGCTTACGAGGGAAAATCTTTTTAAAAATGGAGTTGTAAAAAGTAATGATTTTGGAAATAGTGACTTTAAAGTGATAAAATCTTTTGCATTTGATAATATTTCTGAAAAGTTTGATGTGATTTTGTCTAATCCGCCGATTCGGGCTGGAAAACAGACTATTTTTCAGATTTATGAAAAAAGTTTTGAGCATTTGAATGAAAATGGGGAATTTTATTGTGTGATTCAGACAAAACATGGGGCGAAAAGTACACAGAAAAAACTGGAGGAGGTTTTTGGGAATTGTGAAACGCTGGAAATTGATGCTGGGTACAGGATTTTTAGAAGTGTTAAAAAATAG
- a CDS encoding heavy-metal-associated domain-containing protein, which yields MIKKLVEIEGLHCENCAKKVKNALFGLPEVEDVEVNLSDKNAKVTLNEEVDDLLIADVVNGAGHYKVKDVTEIS from the coding sequence ATGATTAAAAAACTTGTTGAAATAGAAGGACTGCATTGTGAAAACTGTGCAAAAAAAGTGAAAAATGCTTTATTCGGATTGCCAGAAGTAGAAGATGTGGAAGTAAATCTTTCTGATAAAAATGCAAAAGTTACTTTAAATGAAGAAGTTGACGACTTGCTAATAGCAGATGTGGTAAATGGTGCTGGACATTATAAAGTGAAGGATGTTACAGAAATTTCTTAA
- a CDS encoding tetratricopeptide repeat protein yields MNNRYLKILILLSFFVLSFGILAEDQEEIMRVTRQELKELKINDKSIEKTFEGIKMQGIDFSKSKKPFEEAVQLDNKNYLAMFYIGTYERVFNKDTKKAIEYYQKAINLNPKNPRPYNNLAIAYGYLGDTKKSDETIKQIMSLFPEYPEGYYQWALKLLDNKKYSESTEYMKKAIEKYNKIKKIDYWYITQDMKKSFIIDAQKIIINNYVKQEKLAEAIEFFEDSYINMKQDNSSVVNELMELLYYKNQELYENKNSKLYKENFDKLKSIEFLGLLMEANDHLKGKNKGK; encoded by the coding sequence GTGAATAATAGATATTTAAAAATTTTAATTTTATTAAGTTTTTTTGTATTAAGTTTTGGGATTTTAGCTGAAGATCAGGAAGAAATTATGAGAGTTACACGACAGGAACTGAAAGAATTGAAGATAAACGATAAATCAATTGAAAAAACTTTTGAGGGAATAAAAATGCAAGGAATAGATTTTTCTAAATCAAAAAAACCATTTGAAGAAGCTGTTCAGCTAGATAATAAAAATTATCTTGCCATGTTTTATATTGGAACATACGAAAGAGTGTTTAACAAAGATACAAAAAAAGCAATTGAATATTATCAAAAAGCAATAAATTTAAATCCGAAAAATCCAAGACCATATAACAATCTTGCAATTGCCTATGGATATTTAGGTGATACTAAAAAATCTGATGAAACTATAAAACAGATAATGTCATTATTTCCCGAATATCCAGAGGGATACTATCAATGGGCTTTAAAGTTATTAGATAATAAAAAATATTCTGAAAGCACAGAGTATATGAAAAAAGCAATTGAAAAATATAACAAGATAAAAAAAATTGATTACTGGTATATAACTCAAGATATGAAAAAAAGTTTTATAATAGATGCCCAAAAAATAATAATTAATAACTATGTAAAACAGGAAAAATTAGCAGAGGCAATAGAGTTTTTTGAAGATTCCTATATTAATATGAAACAGGATAATTCTTCTGTTGTAAATGAATTAATGGAGCTATTGTATTATAAAAATCAAGAATTGTATGAAAATAAAAATTCTAAATTATACAAAGAAAATTTTGATAAATTGAAATCTATTGAGTTTCTTGGACTTTTAATGGAGGCAAATGATCATTTAAAAGGTAAAAATAAAGGAAAATAG
- a CDS encoding glutamate-5-semialdehyde dehydrogenase, which yields MSYIEELGEKAKIASRELLRIGTKTKNDVLLAIADELINKKEEIKAANKIDLEKGEKNGLSFALLDRMTLTDSRIEGMAQSLREMAAFPDPIGEVVTGWNHKNGMSITKKRVPLGVIGMIYESRPNVTVDAAGLAIKSSNAIILRGSEDALNSNIYLNNLLNRVADAHGLPKNTVQLVEKPDRELVKDLIRADKYIDVIIPRGGKGLKRFIIENATIPMIETGAGICHIFVDETADIKQALPIIENAKVQRPSVCNAIETTLIHENIAKEILPELTEMLLKDGVELRYSKEALEIVGNRSDVKLAAEEDFGAEYLDLIMSLKLVKNVDEAIEYINNHGTHHSDSILTKSIENAEKFLNEVDSANVYLNASTRFSDGGEFGFGGEIGISTQKLHARGPMGIRELTTTKYVIRGEGQIRE from the coding sequence ATGAGTTATATAGAAGAACTTGGAGAAAAAGCAAAAATTGCATCAAGGGAACTTTTGAGAATCGGAACTAAAACTAAAAATGATGTTTTGCTTGCAATTGCAGATGAACTTATAAATAAAAAAGAGGAAATAAAAGCAGCGAATAAAATAGATTTGGAAAAAGGGGAAAAAAATGGGCTTTCTTTTGCTTTGCTAGATAGAATGACATTGACTGATAGCAGAATTGAAGGGATGGCCCAGAGTTTACGAGAAATGGCTGCGTTCCCAGATCCAATTGGAGAAGTCGTTACAGGATGGAATCATAAAAATGGAATGAGCATTACTAAAAAGAGAGTTCCCCTTGGAGTAATCGGAATGATTTACGAATCACGTCCAAATGTTACAGTCGATGCAGCAGGACTTGCGATAAAATCTTCAAATGCGATAATTTTACGTGGTTCAGAGGATGCTCTAAATTCAAATATTTATTTAAATAATTTGTTAAATAGAGTTGCAGATGCTCATGGATTGCCAAAAAATACAGTTCAGCTTGTGGAAAAGCCAGATAGGGAATTGGTAAAGGATTTAATTCGTGCAGATAAATATATTGATGTAATTATCCCGAGAGGTGGAAAAGGGCTAAAAAGATTTATCATTGAAAATGCAACAATTCCAATGATAGAAACTGGTGCGGGAATTTGTCATATTTTTGTAGATGAAACAGCTGATATAAAACAAGCACTGCCAATTATTGAAAATGCTAAAGTTCAACGTCCAAGCGTTTGTAATGCTATTGAAACAACGTTAATTCATGAAAATATTGCAAAAGAAATTTTGCCTGAATTGACAGAAATGCTTTTGAAGGATGGAGTAGAGTTAAGATATAGTAAGGAAGCATTGGAAATAGTAGGAAATAGATCGGATGTAAAATTGGCAGCTGAAGAAGATTTTGGAGCAGAATATTTAGATTTGATAATGTCGCTAAAATTAGTTAAAAACGTAGATGAAGCAATAGAATACATAAATAATCACGGAACGCACCATTCCGACTCAATCTTGACAAAATCTATAGAAAATGCTGAAAAATTCCTAAACGAAGTAGATTCAGCCAATGTTTATTTAAACGCTTCAACAAGATTTTCTGACGGAGGGGAATTTGGTTTCGGTGGAGAAATTGGAATTTCCACACAAAAACTGCATGCTCGTGGGCCTATGGGAATTAGGGAATTGACTACGACGAAGTATGTGATTAGAGGAGAAGGGCAAATTAGAGAATAA